Genomic segment of Salvia hispanica cultivar TCC Black 2014 chromosome 2, UniMelb_Shisp_WGS_1.0, whole genome shotgun sequence:
CCTACCATGATTAAAAGTCAAATCTAAATTCAACACatattatagaaaatataaatgaaaatagaagaaaaaataattagatgtaagtcttatttttatatatttattttatgataaagtgcgaatgaaaatgaattattgGAAGGTGAAGTTTACTcaccatttataataaaaatgtaccGAGACTCaagtcttatttttatatatttattttatgataaagtgtgaatgaaaatgaattattgGAAGATGAAGTTTACTcaccatttataataaaaatgtaccAAGACTCTTATTCATTGAAGGactgaaatgacaaaactGAGTATCacgtaatactccctccgtccaaagaatatgcactttggatttggtacggattttaatgcaaaattgataaataaagagagaggtaaaaagaaaaaataattaaagtattattaatgGGACTAAGACATTTTgtacaatattatttaattattactactataaaactTGAAAGAAAAACACGATGATATATAGAACTCCagcacatttatttatttaattattatataaaacttCAATATGATgatacatataattattttttttaaccttataattatttactttttgagAATTTATgaatcaataaaatcaaattttaggagtagtaataatattcaaaatcatgcaCACACATGAATGATAATCAGTATACATGTATGCAAACACATAACTGCTCAAGGATACAATTTCCAGACACCTTACGCAATAGTACTAAATAAAATCCACACAACATAGTATCCTACTGAAAGTTTCAATCATTTTCAATGTGAATTTTACTTTCAAGAGTGTAGGCAAACTTTAGTACTTATGCAGCAACATTCACACCTTGTTTTCctccatttttcattctttgtAACACTTATCACCATCACAGATCCACCCTTGAGCAGTGGCCTTATCTTCTTCCTTTGCTCCTCCATCGCCTCCGCCTCCGACTCCCTCGTTGCCCAAGGCGCACTTCGGGTGGAGATCAAAGTCGCACTCGTCGCAATAGTACGACCATATGCGCCCCTCCTCGCTGCAACCATCGCAGTTGAAGAACTGGCGCTTGGTGAGAACGAGCTCGTGGTGATGAGACTCGTGCTCGACCTTCTCCGGCCACCCTTCCGCCATTTTATCGTACGTGGCCTCAATCTCCTTGATCCGTTCCACCGTGAAGGGATACGCTCCGGAACCGTGGCTCATGATTTGCTCTCGGGCATCGGTCGTGACGGTTTTCCCGGTTGGCCCGATCGCGACTACCATCGGGATCCCTCGTACCTTGAACAAGCTACTTAGAGCTTGCTTCCGTTTGTCCCCGAACGGGAGAGCGAGCCATGGCATCTTCGAGAAGAACTCATCGAACGAGGCTTGATCCCGGTCGCTTGAGATGAATATCACTTCGAAGGCCTCGACTTTTGCCTTGATTTCTTTATACGCTTGGATGAGCATCGGAAGGAACGCGCGGCAAGGCGGGCACCAGTGTGCCGAAAAGTAGAGCAGCACGTTTTTCCCAACGAGATCCGAAACCGGTACCTGAAATCGATTACATATATTGTTGATCGAATATATCATCCAGAATTCAGCCAAAGTTTGTTTCTGACTGATAAATGAACATTCTAGAACATGCTTCAATTTACCTTGATGCCGTCTTTCCCGAGCACGAAATCACAATCCTCAGACACCAAAATGGATTCGAGTGTTTGTGCATCGCGCTTCGCCTTTTCTAACTCTTCAAGCTCAGCAAATTTCTCGGGTGTGAAGGGATATGCCTTCATGCCGTGCTCCTCAATGGCTTCAGCGACGTTCGGGTGAAGTGTCTTCCCATCCGGCCCGATCACAACCACCGTAGGGAGGCTGTTGAGCTCGAAATACCTCACTAGTTTGGAACAGCATTTATCCTTGACAGGCAAGGAATACCACGGGAGGGAAGCAAACTCTTCTTGAAACGACGGCTCATCATCATCGAGAGGTATCATCACTATCTCAAAATTCTCTCCCTCTTCTTTCAAACTCTTGTACGCTTCAATGAGCTTTGGATTGAAAGCGAGGCAACCGTTGTACGTCGCCAAAAGGAAATATAAGCCGATAGTCTTACCTTCAAGTTCAGCTACGGGCACCTTTAGTTCAAATGACGTCGTTTATCAGTATTAACAATAACACTACACATTTAGCAAAGAAAAGCACGATTAAAAACCAACCTCCTTCCCGTCGGCTGATATCAGATAGTCCCTCGACTTAGACACGAGTAAGGTTTTCAGCGACTGGTTCGCCTTTGCTGCTGCTTCTTGCTCCCTCAGTTTTCCAATATGCTCGGGAGAAAAAGGGTACGCTTCATCCTCATATTCTTGGATGACTTCCACTCCTTCGTTTGTCAGTACCTTTCCGTCCTTGTCCAGGATCACGAGGTGGGGTATTCCACTCACAGTGAACAATGCGTCCAGTTTCTCACGTGCCTCAGAATCAGAAAACGGGATTGCAAGCCAGGGCATCTTGGAGAAATACGCATCATACGCCTCATTGTCTTCATCTCCCGAGACAAACACAACCTCGAAGTTGTGGTGTTTTTGGAGTTGGTTGTAGACTTCCACCAAGACTGGAGTGAAGCGTTGGCACGGACCGCACCATGAAGCAGAGAAATACAACCCGACTATCTTACCTTTAAGGCTATCGAGTTTCACCtaatggattcaagaaaatattcaGAAAATTTCTGTTGAACATGTATCATCCAACACCCTTGTTCCATATAATTAACTAGATTTCGAAATATCAATCAGAAATCAACCATGAATTAGAACTACACATGATTCACATATGAAATTAAGAGCTAAAATAGTAACCAACCATTTAACTCTATTCAGCCAATCATCCCATTTCAAGTCATCAACACACCAGTGAAAATTCAATCGTTTCACAAATGGTTCGAAGGTAGAAGATGTAGACTGAAAATAGAAGGCGCCCcatttcaattaattcatCTACAATAAGTCATCAACACCAGCCAAAAACTCAGCCCTTTTTGCAAAATAGGCCAAAGCTACAAGCCTTAGTAAGAATCAAACTCATCATGTTTCCATTAAGTAATCCACAATCAGCAACAACATCAAACCAGTAAAGTAAATCATTCATAACTCCAATTTTCTTTCCCCCAACTccaacacacaaacacactcacacacagaataaaaaacaaaacagcACCAAAATTGCAATCTTTGCACAATTAGATCAAATTAGCCATCAAAAATCAGCAACAACACCAATAAAAATACTTACAATCTTTGCACAAATGAGGTCAAAAACACCAAAAGAAGATGCAATACAATCGTACAACTCTCCATCAATTCAAAAGTCTCAAACCAAAAGAGTAACCATCATAACCCTAATTCCCCCCAACTTCAATACACAAACAAACTGAAATACTTCCTTAAATTCAAGAAAGCATACTACATAACAACAGCCCACCTACTCCAAAACTTAAAATCGAACTTATAAAGAGaaatccaaaattatcaaAACACCACTTAATAACCCACAATGAAAACCAccaaaaaaagtaagtgaaaaaTCACCTGATCACCATTGTTGCGGACAAGGTAGTCCCTTTCTGCAGAGAACAGAATCGAGGCAAGATCATAACCACCATTCTCATTTGTAACCTCAGCAACGCCATTACTCTCCATTTTGCTACAAGAAAAAAACAGATCTTTTCCTTGATTGAAGACTCAAAAGTGCggactaatatatatataagcacGACGCTTTGCAGAAGTAGTTTGAAAGCGAATTGTCCAAGTAATTTTTTCGATGACTCATTTAATTTGCCTTACGCCTTAAGAAAAAAGCACAACTTCGTCAATTGATCAATCTGAGCCGTTGATTTTATTCCTGTTTTCTTTTAACGGCCGAGATGCTTCCTTTTTATgttgtctaattttttttatttatgaatttgtgaAACTTCATGTCATGTTTGAAACGCATTGATATTAATGAACATCGTATATAGAGCATATTCTAGAAGAATAAACAGTGTGAAAagaatacaacgagaaaaaaacatgaaagtTCGTAGAGGAAAGGTACGACTAATAATTTGGTTTCTAAATTATTCATGAGATTGATCACGCTTCCATTATTTCATTTCGCAAGGTTAAAAAACACGAGGAAAAAAGATGCTAAAgaagaatttgaaattaaactaatttcGCAAATGAAACGATTATAAAAGACTAAACTAGGCTACCAAAAATGGTTTAAAtcattactccctctgtcacGTTAAAATCTagtatactactccctccgttccatagtaataaagtcattttgccattttagtacgtttcatagtaatagagtcatttcccattttagtaaaagtcaacacatttttccacatctactttactcactcttatttttttctctcttcatctctctacctttttcattttccactttattctccactttatttaactatcttttttttatatatctttCTTATTATactaattgtatattaaaacacccaaaagtgcatattcttatgcgACGGAGAAATTGGCATATTCTTATACTAATTGTTATTttctgaaattataaataaattattttttaaatttcgttTCAGAgtgtaaatagttaaagagtcGGATCGCGTTGGTTTTAGAAGTGAAGATgctaaaattaacaaataataataaatgaaaagttGGATCGCGTTAGTTTTAGGagtgaaataataataataataataataataataataataataataaatgaaaataaatatccaAGTATACAGATAAAGGTTTTAGCAAGATGTGATAACCCAATTTCGGTATATTCTGAATAGTATATATTGAGTAATAGTTGTTTGGGCTCTAAGGCCCAATATTGAAAGATAAACTGGAATTGGGCCAGGTATCACAAATCAAGCATGGGAAATCGGGAATGTAATCACCAATTATTTAGGC
This window contains:
- the LOC125207111 gene encoding probable nucleoredoxin 1 encodes the protein MESNGVAEVTNENGGYDLASILFSAERDYLVRNNGDQVKLDSLKGKIVGLYFSASWCGPCQRFTPVLVEVYNQLQKHHNFEVVFVSGDEDNEAYDAYFSKMPWLAIPFSDSEAREKLDALFTVSGIPHLVILDKDGKVLTNEGVEVIQEYEDEAYPFSPEHIGKLREQEAAAKANQSLKTLLVSKSRDYLISADGKEVPVAELEGKTIGLYFLLATYNGCLAFNPKLIEAYKSLKEEGENFEIVMIPLDDDEPSFQEEFASLPWYSLPVKDKCCSKLVRYFELNSLPTVVVIGPDGKTLHPNVAEAIEEHGMKAYPFTPEKFAELEELEKAKRDAQTLESILVSEDCDFVLGKDGIKVPVSDLVGKNVLLYFSAHWCPPCRAFLPMLIQAYKEIKAKVEAFEVIFISSDRDQASFDEFFSKMPWLALPFGDKRKQALSSLFKVRGIPMVVAIGPTGKTVTTDAREQIMSHGSGAYPFTVERIKEIEATYDKMAEGWPEKVEHESHHHELVLTKRQFFNCDGCSEEGRIWSYYCDECDFDLHPKCALGNEGVGGGGDGGAKEEDKATAQGWICDGDKCYKE